The genomic segment AAGGAAATGCTGATGAACATTGGCGAACAGCAGTTGCAGTTAGGCAGATATGAGGAAGCTAACCAAACCTTAGGACAACTGCTCAGCACAGACCAAGACAATCAAAAAGCACAATTGCTTCGCTTATTGATTCCTTATCTCCAAAAAAATTATCGCGCAACCATTACCGCAACAGAGGCCGCCATTAAGAAAATACCCGATTTTAATGCACAGGCGCCTTTCATCTTCTTACAGGCAATGGCGCTTAAAAAAAGCGGACAAACCGAAAATGCTCTCAGAACTTTCCGCCGCTTGCTTTCCACCCCGTTGGCAGGAGCCGCCACGGCAGAAATAGACCAGATGACGCAGCAGACCAACTACGATGACGATTTCAACCTGCGACTCATCGACCCTCCTGAAAATGCAAAATAGTGCGGATTACCTATTTTTGCCTTATCAAATACCTTTTGCCACTCTGAAATTCTTATGGAAAAACATTTCCTGCAAATCGCCGGCGAACTGACCATCGCCCCAAGGCAGGTGCAAGCTACAATTGAGTTGTTGGACAGCGGCGCTACCGTACCGTTTATCTCCCGTTATCGCAAGGAAGTTACCGGTAGCCTCGACGAAGTAGCCGTAGCAACCATTCGCGACCGAATAGCCCAACTGCGCGAACTGGACAAGCGCCGAGAAGCTATTTTGGAGTCTATGCGTGAACTGGGCAAACTTACGCCTGAACTGGAAGCGGCTTTTATGGCTGCCGAAACGCTGGCACGGCTGGAAGACTTGTATCTACCCTATCGCCCCAAAAGGCGCACCAAAGCCACAGAAGCCAAAGAGAAAGGACTGGAACCCCTTGCCGACATCTTGCAGGAACAAGACAGCAATACAGACCTTTTACAGGCCGTATTGAGTTTTATCAACGAAGAAAAAGGCGTTAAAACCATAGAAGAAGCGCTGACCGGCGCACGCCACATTATTGCAGAACGAGTAAGCGAAGATGCGCAGGCGCGTGCCAACATGCGTGAACTGTTCCTCAAAAAAGGAAAATTCAAAGCCAAAGTATTGGCAGGAAAAGAAGCCGAAGCGCAGAAATACAAAGATTATTTTGACTGGGAAGAAGATATTGCCAACGCTCCTTCGCACCGCATACTGGCCATGCGCCGCGCGGAAAAAGAGAATTTTATTTCCCTGACCTCATTTCCCGAAGAAGAAGAAGCGCTGTTTTTGCTGATTAATCAGTTTGTAAAAGGCGACAGCCCAAGCTCCGAACAGGTAAAAATGGCCGTAGTAGATGCCTATCATCGCCTGTTGGGGCCTTCTATGGAAACCGAAATCAGGGCTATTACCAAAAAGCGCGCCGATGAGGAGGCTATTAAAGTTTTTGCTGACAACCTGCGCCAGTTGCTGCTTGCCTCCCCCTTGGGCGAAAAACGCGTGCTGGCCATAGACCCGGGCTTCCGCACAGGCTGCAAAGTCGTTTGTTTAGATGCACAGGGCAAACTGCTGCACAACGACACCATCTACCCGCACGAACCGCAAAAACAAACCGCCGAAGCGGGTATGAAAATTCGCAAACTATGCGAAGAATATGACATTCAGGCAGTTGCCATAGGTAACGGAACAGCAGGACGCGAAACCGAACAGTTCGTAAAAAACATTCACCTACCCAAAAATATTCAGATAGTGATGGTGAACGAAAGCGGTGCTTCGGTGTATTCCGCCTCCGACGTTGCCCGCAAAGAGTTCCCTAACCATGATGTAACCGTGCGCGGTGCTGTCTCCATCGGTCGCCGCCTGATGGATCCGCTGGCAGAGTTGGTTAAAATAGACCCCAAATCTATTGGTGTAGGGCAGTACCAGCACGATGTAGACCAATCGGCACTGAAACATTCACTGGACGATGTAGTCATAAGTTGCGTAAATGCGGTTGGGGTAGAAGTCAATACGGCAAGTAAAGAATTGCTCACCTACGTTTCAGGGCTGGGGCCTTCGTTGGCACAAAACATTGTAGATTACCGCAACCTATACGGGCCTTTTAAAACACGCAGCGAACTGAAAAAAGTACCCCGCTTAGGCGACAAAGTATTTGAGCAGGCCGCAGGCTTTTTGCGCATTCGCAACGGGGAAAACCCCTTAGATGCAAGTGCGGTTCATCCCGAAAGCTACCATATTGTTGAGCAAATGGCTGCCGACCTGCAATGCACCGTACAAGACCTGATTCGCAGCGAAGATTTGCGCAAAAAAATTGACCTTAAAAAATACGTAACCGATAAAGTCGGGCTGCCCACTTTGCAGGATATTTTGAAAGAATTGGCTAAACCGGGGCGCGACCCGCGCGAGCAATTTGAGGCTTTTGCCTTTGATGACAGCGTGCACAGCATCAGCGACCTGAAAGTAGGCATGCGACTGCCGGGAATAGTTACCAACATTACCAATTTTGGTGCTTTTGTAGATATTGGCGTACATCAGGACGGCCTCGTACACCTCAGCCAAATGGCAGACCGTTTTATTGAGCACCCAAGCGAGGTAGTAAAAGTACACCAACGCGTAATGGTTACGGTTACTGAGGTAGATGAACCAAGAAAGCGCATTGCCCTAAGTATGAAAGGATTGCAGGCCTCGCCTCCTGCTGCCGAGAAGAAAGCCAAAACCAACAAAAATGCCGAATCGGGCAACCGGCAGGGTAAGCGCCCGCAAACCAAACCGGAGCCTGAAGAAGATATGAGCATCCTGCTGGCAAAACTCAAATCCAAATTCAGATAATCTTCGCGTGAATCGTTATGTAACATTCTACGGCATTGTGGTTATTGTTCTGACAGCATTTCTCTGGTGGATATTTCATCAGGGAAATGCTTTGGAACAGGCTAAAACAATTATTAGTGCCTCCGAACCGGCAACCGTCCCCGACCTTTCCATAAGCGAATTTTGGCAGCCCTTTGCCGAAAATCTTCATCATCCTGTTGCGCTGCTGCTCGTTCAGGTAATCGTGATTGTATTTTTTGCCCGTTTAATGGGCATTTTAGCCACCCGCATCGGGCAACCTTCTGTTGTGGGTGAAATAGTCGCAGGAATTATTTTAGGCCCCTCGGTAGTGGGCGGCATCTTCCCCGAATTTTCAGCCGTACTTTTCCCTACTGAATCTCTCAAAAGTCTGCAAGCACTCAGTCAGTTTGGGCTGGTGCTTTTTATGTTTATTATAGGCATGGAGCTCGACATCTCCATTTTACGGCATCAGGCCAAATCGGCCGTAATTGTCAGCCATGCAAGTATTTTGTTCCCTTATGTGTTAGGGGTCGGTCTGTCCTATTTTTTGTATGTTGAATACGCACCCGCCAATATCAGCTTTACGGCATTCGGCCTGTTCATGGGCATAGCCATGAGCATTACCGCCTTCCCCGTCCTTGCACGCATCGTACAGGAAAGGGGACTAAGCAAAACGCCCGTAGGAAGCATGGTCATCACTTGTGCGGCAGCCGACGACATAACCGCATGGTGTATTCTGGCAGCAGTTATTGCCGTAGTTAAAGCAGGAACAGCCGTCAGCACACTGTTTATCATCGTGGCTGCCCTTGCCTATGTACTGGTCATGCTCTACGTCGTCCGACCTTTTCTGGTAAAATTTGCCGAAGTGTATGCGTCCAAAGAAAACATTAACCGAACGGTTATTGCCTTTATCTTTTTGCTGGTACTTATCTCCTCATTTATTACCGAACTGATAGGTATTCATGCACTGTTCGGCGCATTTCTGGCAGGGGCTATTATCCCGCATAATTTGCGATTCAAAGAAATTCTGGCAGAAAAAATAGAAGACATCAGTTTGGTATTGTTGCTGCCCATCTTTTTTGTGTTTACGGGTTTGCGTACACAAATAGGGCTACTGTCCGACGGCAACCTGTGGAGCATCTGCCTGCTTGTCATTGCCACGGCAGTTGTCGGCAAGTTCTTCGGGAGCGCTCTTCCCGCGCGAATTGTCGGGCAATCATGGCACGACAGCTTCGTCATAGGCGCGCTGATGAATACCCGTGGACTCATGGAACTCGTAGTGCTGAACATCGGCTATGAACTGGGCGTACTGTCGCCTGAAATTTTTGCAATGATGGTGCTGATGGCCGTACTCACTACCATGATGACCGGCCCCGCTTTAGACCTGATTGAAAAACTTTCCGAACGGCTGCGCCCTGCCCAAAACGCCCATGCAGCAAGCGACCGCTACCATATCCTCATCTCTTTTGGCGTACCGGCTATGGGGCGCAAATTATTGCAATTGGCCATGCAAATGGGGGCACCTCCGTACAATAATTTACAAATCACGGCGTTACATATTACACCAAATTCGCAAGTCAGCCCGATTGATGCACAGATATTTGAACAGGAAGGTTTTGCTCCCGTAAAAGAAATGGCAAACCAATTGCACATAGATATCAACTGCATTTATCGGACAACCGACGATTTGGTGAAAGAAGTAGAAGATACGGTAGAAGAAGGCAAATTTGATTTTCTGCTGGTAGGCAGCGCACGTTCTTTATTTACCACAGACAGAACCGGCGGCATTGTACAGCGCTTTCTGCATGAAATAGATACCGAAATCGGTATTTTGGTGGACAGAGGCTTAGACAAAATCAAAAAGTTGCTGTTATTGCTCGATGCGCCCGGCGATATGGCACTGTTGCCCTACGTGCAGCGATTTGCCGAAGGCGGCGCCCAACACCTCACGGTGCTTCAAACCGACCAGTACTTGTCTGATGAAAAAAGTTTGATGCAGAAAAACTTTTCCGAAAGTTTCGCTGTTGATATACTGGAAGTTACGTCTGCAACCGT from the Rhodoflexus caldus genome contains:
- a CDS encoding Tex family protein; translated protein: MEKHFLQIAGELTIAPRQVQATIELLDSGATVPFISRYRKEVTGSLDEVAVATIRDRIAQLRELDKRREAILESMRELGKLTPELEAAFMAAETLARLEDLYLPYRPKRRTKATEAKEKGLEPLADILQEQDSNTDLLQAVLSFINEEKGVKTIEEALTGARHIIAERVSEDAQARANMRELFLKKGKFKAKVLAGKEAEAQKYKDYFDWEEDIANAPSHRILAMRRAEKENFISLTSFPEEEEALFLLINQFVKGDSPSSEQVKMAVVDAYHRLLGPSMETEIRAITKKRADEEAIKVFADNLRQLLLASPLGEKRVLAIDPGFRTGCKVVCLDAQGKLLHNDTIYPHEPQKQTAEAGMKIRKLCEEYDIQAVAIGNGTAGRETEQFVKNIHLPKNIQIVMVNESGASVYSASDVARKEFPNHDVTVRGAVSIGRRLMDPLAELVKIDPKSIGVGQYQHDVDQSALKHSLDDVVISCVNAVGVEVNTASKELLTYVSGLGPSLAQNIVDYRNLYGPFKTRSELKKVPRLGDKVFEQAAGFLRIRNGENPLDASAVHPESYHIVEQMAADLQCTVQDLIRSEDLRKKIDLKKYVTDKVGLPTLQDILKELAKPGRDPREQFEAFAFDDSVHSISDLKVGMRLPGIVTNITNFGAFVDIGVHQDGLVHLSQMADRFIEHPSEVVKVHQRVMVTVTEVDEPRKRIALSMKGLQASPPAAEKKAKTNKNAESGNRQGKRPQTKPEPEEDMSILLAKLKSKFR
- a CDS encoding cation:proton antiporter; the protein is MNRYVTFYGIVVIVLTAFLWWIFHQGNALEQAKTIISASEPATVPDLSISEFWQPFAENLHHPVALLLVQVIVIVFFARLMGILATRIGQPSVVGEIVAGIILGPSVVGGIFPEFSAVLFPTESLKSLQALSQFGLVLFMFIIGMELDISILRHQAKSAVIVSHASILFPYVLGVGLSYFLYVEYAPANISFTAFGLFMGIAMSITAFPVLARIVQERGLSKTPVGSMVITCAAADDITAWCILAAVIAVVKAGTAVSTLFIIVAALAYVLVMLYVVRPFLVKFAEVYASKENINRTVIAFIFLLVLISSFITELIGIHALFGAFLAGAIIPHNLRFKEILAEKIEDISLVLLLPIFFVFTGLRTQIGLLSDGNLWSICLLVIATAVVGKFFGSALPARIVGQSWHDSFVIGALMNTRGLMELVVLNIGYELGVLSPEIFAMMVLMAVLTTMMTGPALDLIEKLSERLRPAQNAHAASDRYHILISFGVPAMGRKLLQLAMQMGAPPYNNLQITALHITPNSQVSPIDAQIFEQEGFAPVKEMANQLHIDINCIYRTTDDLVKEVEDTVEEGKFDFLLVGSARSLFTTDRTGGIVQRFLHEIDTEIGILVDRGLDKIKKLLLLLDAPGDMALLPYVQRFAEGGAQHLTVLQTDQYLSDEKSLMQKNFSESFAVDILEVTSATVDWPLKGYDLVLISRRTYEKLTEQSPEWVAKCPNILIIRSVN